The following proteins are co-located in the Rippkaea orientalis PCC 8801 genome:
- a CDS encoding lipoxygenase family protein, producing MVQPSLPQDDTPDQQEQRNRAIAQQREAYQYSETAGILLIKTLPQSEMFSLKYLIERDKGLVSLIANTLASNIENIFDPFDKLEDFEEMFPLLPKPLVMNTFRNDRVFARQRIAGPNPMVIERVVDKLPDNFPVTDAMFQKIMFTKKTLAEAIAQGKLFITNYKGLAELSPGRYEYQKNGTLVQKTKTIAAPLVLYAWKPEGFGDYRGSLAPIAIQINQQPDPITNPIYTPRDGKHWFIAKIFAQMADGNCHEAISHLARTHLILEPFVLATANELAPNHPLSVLLKPHFQFTLAINELAREQLISAGGYADDLLAGTLEASIAVIKAAIKEYMDNFTEFALPRELARRGVGIGDVDQRGENFLPDYPYRDDAMLLWNAIEVYVRDYLSLYYQSPVQIRQDTELQNWVRRLVSPEGGRVTGLVSNGELNTIEALVAIATQVIFVSGPQHAAVNYPQYDYMAFIPNMPLATYATPPNKESNISEATILNILPPQKLAARQLELMRTLCVFYPNRLGYPDTEFVDVRAQQVLHQFQERLQEIEQRIVLCNEKRLEPYTYLLPSNVPNSTSI from the coding sequence ATGGTACAACCAAGTTTACCCCAAGATGATACCCCCGATCAACAGGAGCAGCGAAATCGGGCAATCGCACAGCAACGAGAAGCGTATCAATATAGCGAGACAGCCGGGATACTGTTGATCAAAACCTTGCCTCAGTCGGAAATGTTTTCATTGAAATACTTGATTGAGCGAGATAAGGGATTAGTGTCCCTAATTGCCAATACCTTAGCCAGCAATATCGAGAATATCTTCGATCCCTTCGATAAATTAGAAGATTTTGAGGAAATGTTTCCATTGTTACCCAAACCTCTAGTAATGAACACCTTCCGCAATGATAGGGTGTTTGCTCGTCAGCGTATTGCTGGTCCTAATCCGATGGTTATTGAGCGGGTCGTTGACAAATTGCCAGATAACTTCCCTGTGACGGATGCGATGTTTCAAAAAATCATGTTCACGAAAAAGACTCTAGCAGAGGCAATTGCACAAGGGAAACTCTTTATCACTAATTACAAAGGATTGGCGGAGCTTTCACCAGGACGCTATGAATATCAAAAAAATGGAACACTCGTCCAAAAAACCAAAACGATCGCGGCTCCGTTAGTATTATACGCCTGGAAACCTGAAGGATTCGGCGATTATCGGGGGAGTTTAGCACCGATCGCCATTCAAATCAATCAGCAACCTGACCCAATAACCAATCCCATTTATACGCCAAGGGATGGGAAGCATTGGTTTATAGCAAAAATCTTTGCCCAGATGGCTGATGGCAATTGTCACGAAGCAATTAGCCACTTAGCACGAACCCATCTGATCTTAGAACCTTTTGTGCTGGCAACGGCCAATGAACTCGCACCAAATCATCCTTTATCTGTTCTGCTTAAACCCCATTTCCAATTTACCTTGGCCATTAATGAACTGGCACGAGAACAGTTGATCAGTGCCGGAGGTTATGCCGATGATCTGCTCGCTGGAACCCTTGAAGCCTCTATCGCTGTCATTAAAGCGGCTATCAAGGAATATATGGACAATTTCACTGAGTTTGCTTTGCCTCGTGAGCTTGCTCGCCGAGGAGTGGGGATAGGGGATGTAGATCAAAGGGGAGAAAACTTCTTGCCGGACTACCCCTATCGAGATGACGCGATGCTCTTGTGGAATGCGATCGAGGTTTATGTGAGGGATTATCTCAGTCTTTACTATCAATCTCCCGTCCAGATTCGTCAAGATACAGAACTGCAAAATTGGGTTAGGCGACTGGTGTCCCCAGAAGGGGGTAGGGTCACGGGATTAGTGTCCAATGGGGAACTGAATACAATTGAGGCATTGGTGGCGATCGCAACTCAGGTCATTTTTGTCAGTGGTCCTCAGCACGCTGCGGTTAACTATCCCCAATACGACTATATGGCGTTTATTCCTAATATGCCCCTAGCTACCTATGCCACTCCCCCTAATAAGGAGAGCAACATTAGTGAAGCAACAATCCTCAATATTCTTCCTCCACAAAAGTTGGCAGCAAGGCAACTGGAGTTGATGAGAACGCTGTGTGTTTTCTATCCCAATCGTTTAGGATATCCCGACACAGAATTTGTGGATGTTCGGGCTCAGCAGGTGCTGCATCAATTTCAAGAAAGATTGCAGGAAATTGAACAAAGGATCGTCCTATGCAATGAAAAACGACTGGAACCCTATACTTACCTCTTACCTTCAAACGTCCCTAACAGTACCAGTATTTAG
- a CDS encoding cytochrome P450, translated as MSNDLNRIPGPSPQFLLGNALDFANTPSHIRLYEYSLAYGDIMLFWLFTQPSILINDPALIEQVLVIDRDRYYKNAPRKAAEPVMGDSLFLSNGQDWEFKRRNHPFSAPQIDTYFEQILPTIQTTTNRYLQALQPSSTPKSVELFGELVKLSFEIFCLTVLGAEMDSSYFDAFSLLMEEMNNRGGQAFLPYPLSLNPQFWVARQRWNSFIEEQIKERQQRSPQQGIDLLSFVIQDTKLSTKQLREELSTAYTAGTRNVAEAVAAVLFLCAKNPQVMQTLLSEITLFLRESGSDFSLAQINQFNYLDLVVKEALRLYPAVPFFIREVLPKQSPMLGGYTLPEKTQIFVSSWSFHRNPKYWQNPHEFMPERFINPPPAFHYFPFGAGPRQCIGMAFTLTCTKVMVVNILSQYSVELEPNTTFETQYFSGTIMPRDGLKIKLSRQLL; from the coding sequence ATGTCCAACGACCTTAACCGCATTCCTGGTCCTAGTCCTCAATTCTTGCTAGGAAATGCTTTAGACTTCGCCAATACCCCCTCTCATATCAGATTGTATGAATATAGCTTGGCTTATGGGGATATCATGCTTTTCTGGTTATTTACTCAACCGAGTATTTTGATTAATGATCCGGCTTTAATTGAGCAAGTGTTAGTCATTGATCGCGATCGCTATTACAAAAATGCTCCTCGCAAAGCCGCAGAACCCGTGATGGGAGATAGCCTTTTCTTGAGTAATGGTCAAGATTGGGAGTTCAAACGCCGCAATCATCCTTTTTCAGCACCCCAGATTGATACTTATTTTGAGCAGATTCTGCCAACGATTCAAACAACAACCAACCGCTATTTACAAGCCTTACAGCCTAGTTCAACCCCTAAATCAGTCGAGTTATTTGGTGAGTTGGTCAAATTGTCCTTTGAGATCTTCTGCCTAACGGTTTTAGGGGCTGAAATGGACAGCAGTTATTTTGATGCTTTTAGCCTGTTAATGGAGGAAATGAATAATCGAGGTGGGCAAGCCTTTTTGCCCTATCCTCTTTCTCTGAATCCCCAATTTTGGGTCGCGCGTCAGCGATGGAATAGTTTCATTGAGGAACAAATTAAAGAACGTCAACAGCGATCGCCCCAACAAGGGATCGATTTGCTATCGTTTGTGATTCAGGACACGAAGCTATCAACAAAACAATTGCGAGAGGAGTTATCTACCGCTTATACCGCCGGAACAAGAAATGTGGCAGAGGCAGTAGCGGCGGTCTTATTTTTGTGTGCCAAAAATCCACAAGTGATGCAAACGTTGCTATCAGAAATTACCTTATTTTTGAGGGAATCGGGTAGTGACTTTAGTTTAGCGCAGATCAATCAATTTAACTATCTTGATCTAGTCGTTAAAGAAGCTTTACGATTATATCCTGCTGTCCCTTTCTTCATTCGAGAAGTTCTTCCGAAACAATCCCCCATGTTAGGGGGTTATACTTTACCCGAAAAAACCCAAATTTTTGTCAGTAGTTGGTCATTTCATCGTAATCCTAAATATTGGCAGAATCCCCATGAGTTTATGCCAGAACGCTTTATAAATCCTCCTCCTGCGTTTCACTATTTTCCCTTTGGTGCTGGACCGCGTCAGTGTATTGGGATGGCATTTACCTTAACCTGTACAAAAGTTATGGTAGTTAATATTCTTTCTCAATACTCAGTAGAACTTGAGCCTAACACGACTTTTGAGACACAATATTTTTCGGGGACAATTATGCCCCGTGACGGTCTTAAGATTAAACTGTCTAGACAGTTGCTATAA
- a CDS encoding Mur ligase family protein, with translation MNLVDRLRLGLAVAVAKTVTNTVRRLNLGAASVLPGAIARRLHPKLLSLLCEQVKQGVILVVGTNGKTTTSLLLRTILEDKGYKIAHNETGANLINGLVTTLLNNTNLIGELKADYGILEVDENILPLLLKECQPRVILALNLFRDQLDRYGEVDTISQRWQSAIAPLSPHTLIVLNADDPTLSHLGQQLTQTVRYFGLSEPHLYLEEIPHAVDSIYCPRCGHPLNYQGVYLSHLGDFSCPSCGFAKSETAFPSQDWPQILIGVYNKYNTLAAGLVAHELGIDLLDIFDTVKDFRAAFGRAEELTINGKHVRILLSKNPVGMNETIRAVNELKMQGKASTTLLVLNDRIPDGTDVSWIWDVDTEKLVQLGGTLIVSGDRVYDMALRLKYSQETLTNQQNPVKLLVEENLAQAIQTALELSPEDETLHIIPTYSAMLEVRGILTGRQIL, from the coding sequence ATGAATTTAGTTGATCGCCTTCGTTTAGGATTAGCTGTTGCTGTAGCAAAAACCGTCACTAATACGGTTCGACGACTCAATTTAGGGGCAGCCAGTGTCTTACCTGGTGCGATTGCCCGTCGTCTCCATCCTAAACTATTATCCCTCCTTTGTGAACAGGTGAAACAAGGGGTAATTCTGGTCGTAGGAACTAACGGAAAAACCACCACATCCTTACTACTTAGAACCATTCTAGAAGATAAAGGTTATAAAATAGCTCATAATGAGACGGGAGCTAATTTAATTAATGGCTTAGTCACTACTTTATTAAATAACACCAATTTAATCGGGGAATTAAAAGCTGATTATGGTATCTTAGAAGTTGATGAAAATATCTTACCACTCTTACTAAAAGAATGCCAACCGCGCGTTATCTTAGCCCTAAATTTATTTCGAGATCAACTCGATCGCTACGGAGAAGTTGATACCATTAGTCAACGCTGGCAAAGCGCGATCGCACCCCTTTCTCCTCATACCTTAATTGTTCTAAATGCGGATGATCCAACCCTCTCCCATTTAGGACAACAATTAACACAAACCGTGCGTTATTTTGGCTTAAGTGAACCCCACCTTTATCTCGAAGAAATTCCCCACGCAGTTGATTCTATTTATTGTCCCCGTTGTGGTCATCCTTTAAATTACCAAGGGGTTTATCTTTCTCATTTAGGTGATTTTAGCTGTCCGAGTTGCGGGTTTGCTAAGAGTGAAACGGCCTTTCCTAGCCAAGATTGGCCTCAAATTCTTATTGGTGTTTATAATAAATATAATACCCTTGCTGCGGGATTAGTTGCCCACGAATTAGGGATCGATCTTCTCGATATTTTTGATACAGTTAAAGACTTTCGGGCAGCCTTTGGACGCGCAGAAGAATTAACAATCAATGGTAAGCACGTTCGTATTTTACTCTCTAAAAACCCGGTTGGAATGAATGAAACCATCCGCGCCGTTAATGAGCTAAAAATGCAGGGAAAAGCCTCAACTACCTTATTAGTTTTAAATGATAGGATTCCCGATGGAACCGATGTCTCTTGGATCTGGGATGTAGACACTGAAAAATTAGTCCAATTAGGGGGAACCTTAATTGTTAGCGGCGATCGGGTTTATGATATGGCTTTACGCTTAAAATATAGCCAAGAAACCCTAACTAACCAACAAAATCCGGTTAAATTATTGGTTGAAGAAAACCTAGCCCAAGCCATTCAAACGGCGTTAGAATTAAGCCCAGAGGATGAAACTTTACATATTATTCCTACCTATTCTGCCATGTTAGAAGTTCGGGGCATCTTAACTGGTCGTCAAATTCTCTAA
- the polA gene encoding DNA polymerase I — translation MQTQQSLPLLILIDGHSLAFRSYYAFAKARKGPLRTSKGIPTSVCFGFLNSLMQVIESQKPEYLAIAFDRSEPTFRHEADENYKADREETPEDFIIDMANLQELLEALNLTIVTFPGYEADDVLGTLANQGSESGYQVKIVSGDRDLFQLVDEAKNISVLYLERNAVKGSSEGYTEFNSEAVEAKLGIKPVQVVDYKALCGDKSDSIPGIDGIGEKTAVKLLKEYGTIQEVYNNLDKIKGTLNKKLKDGVKEAEHSQYLAKIVVDVPVDIDFKNCQLKGFNLSILEPLLQKLELNKFLKQINHLQQKFGGEVKPVDQATSQPLDHPQQLSLFPEQNLPAHSVEPLVIKTIPEVSPITPKIITTLDDLNHLINKLEQYTDVEYPVAWDTETTSLEPRNAELVGIGCCWGEKSTDIAYIPTGHNKGNQLKKEAVLQALKPILESDRYPKVFQNTKFDRLIFYHQGINLKGVVFDTLLASYVLHPEMSHNLSDLCYRYLSGITSQSYKELAIPKGKTIASLDIETVANYCGLDAYATFLLVSKLKQELKSFPSLEKLLLEVEQPLEPVLAAMEDIGIRIDTDYLQQLSQQLEQDLHIIEQQAYQEAGEIFNLGSPKQLGEILFEKLELNRKKSRKTKTGYSTDHATLEKLQGDHPIIDHILDYRTLSKLKSTYVDALPALVRPDTQRVHTNFNQTVTATGRLSSSNPNLQNIPIRTEFSRKIRQAFIPQENWLLVSADYSQIELRILAHLSQEVVLLEAYRNNQDVHSVTAKLLFDKETITPQERNLGKTINFGVIYGMGAQRFAREAGVSAAEGKTFINKYRQRYAKVFDYLERMKKEAIADGFVTTILGRRRYFNFITESLQKLKGSDPEKINLEVLNINYADAQLLRAAANAPIQGSSADIIKIAMIKMQEILSHYQARLLLQVHDELVFEIPLNEWEELQTKIKETMENAVTLTVPLVVEIHSGNNWMEAK, via the coding sequence ATGCAAACGCAGCAATCCTTACCGCTTTTAATCTTAATTGATGGGCATTCCTTAGCCTTTCGCTCTTATTATGCCTTTGCTAAAGCGAGAAAAGGTCCTTTGCGTACTTCTAAAGGTATTCCGACGAGTGTTTGTTTTGGGTTCCTTAATTCATTGATGCAAGTGATTGAGTCTCAGAAACCTGAATATTTAGCCATTGCTTTTGATCGTTCTGAACCAACTTTTCGTCATGAAGCTGATGAAAATTATAAAGCTGATAGGGAGGAAACCCCTGAAGATTTTATTATCGATATGGCTAATCTTCAAGAGTTATTAGAAGCGTTAAATTTAACCATTGTTACTTTCCCCGGATATGAAGCAGATGATGTATTAGGAACCCTTGCTAACCAAGGAAGTGAGTCAGGATATCAAGTAAAAATTGTCAGTGGCGATCGCGATCTGTTTCAATTAGTTGATGAAGCTAAAAATATTAGTGTTTTATATTTAGAAAGAAATGCGGTTAAAGGTTCATCGGAAGGCTATACAGAATTTAACTCCGAGGCAGTGGAAGCAAAATTAGGTATTAAACCCGTTCAAGTTGTTGATTATAAAGCACTTTGTGGCGATAAGTCTGATAGTATTCCAGGGATTGATGGAATTGGTGAAAAAACCGCAGTGAAATTATTAAAAGAATACGGTACTATTCAAGAAGTTTATAACAATTTAGACAAAATCAAAGGAACACTAAACAAGAAATTAAAAGACGGAGTAAAAGAAGCAGAACATTCTCAATATTTGGCTAAAATTGTCGTTGATGTTCCTGTGGATATTGACTTTAAAAACTGTCAATTAAAAGGATTTAATTTATCTATACTCGAACCGCTTTTACAAAAGCTAGAATTAAATAAGTTTTTAAAACAAATTAATCACTTACAACAAAAATTTGGGGGAGAAGTTAAACCCGTTGATCAAGCAACTTCTCAACCGTTAGATCACCCTCAGCAACTGTCTCTATTTCCAGAGCAAAATTTACCCGCTCATTCTGTTGAACCCTTAGTGATTAAAACTATCCCAGAAGTCTCTCCTATAACTCCTAAAATTATTACGACGTTAGATGACTTAAATCACTTAATTAACAAGCTAGAACAATATACTGATGTTGAATATCCTGTTGCATGGGATACGGAGACAACATCCTTAGAACCGAGGAATGCAGAGTTAGTCGGAATTGGCTGTTGTTGGGGAGAGAAATCCACTGATATTGCCTATATTCCCACGGGACATAACAAAGGGAATCAACTCAAAAAAGAAGCCGTATTACAAGCATTAAAACCTATTTTAGAAAGCGATCGCTATCCCAAAGTATTCCAGAATACTAAGTTTGATCGCTTGATTTTTTATCATCAAGGAATTAACCTAAAAGGAGTCGTCTTTGACACTTTATTAGCGAGTTATGTTTTGCATCCTGAAATGAGTCATAATCTCAGTGATTTATGTTATCGCTATTTATCAGGAATTACCTCGCAAAGCTACAAAGAATTAGCTATCCCAAAAGGTAAAACTATTGCCAGTTTAGACATTGAAACTGTTGCTAATTACTGCGGACTCGATGCTTATGCGACGTTTTTATTAGTCAGTAAGTTAAAACAAGAATTAAAATCCTTTCCTAGTTTAGAAAAATTGCTGCTAGAAGTAGAACAACCCCTAGAACCTGTACTAGCAGCAATGGAAGATATCGGGATTCGTATCGATACCGACTATTTACAACAATTATCTCAACAATTAGAACAAGATTTACATATTATTGAACAACAAGCGTATCAAGAAGCAGGAGAAATCTTTAACCTAGGTTCTCCCAAACAACTCGGAGAAATCTTATTTGAAAAACTCGAATTGAACCGTAAAAAGTCTCGCAAAACAAAAACCGGGTATTCTACTGATCACGCTACCCTAGAAAAGTTACAAGGAGATCATCCAATTATTGATCATATTTTAGACTATCGTACTTTATCGAAATTAAAATCAACTTATGTCGATGCTTTACCTGCCTTAGTTCGTCCTGATACTCAACGAGTTCACACCAATTTTAATCAAACAGTAACCGCAACCGGAAGATTATCTTCTTCTAACCCTAACCTACAAAATATCCCGATTCGGACAGAATTTTCCCGTAAAATTCGGCAAGCATTTATTCCCCAAGAAAATTGGTTATTGGTGTCAGCAGACTATTCTCAAATTGAACTCAGAATTTTAGCGCATTTAAGTCAAGAAGTTGTCTTATTAGAAGCCTATCGAAATAATCAAGATGTCCATAGTGTGACAGCTAAATTATTATTTGATAAAGAAACAATTACTCCACAAGAAAGAAATTTAGGTAAAACGATTAACTTTGGTGTTATCTATGGAATGGGTGCTCAAAGATTTGCCAGAGAAGCAGGAGTAAGCGCAGCAGAAGGAAAGACATTTATTAATAAATATCGTCAGCGATATGCTAAAGTATTTGACTATTTAGAAAGGATGAAAAAAGAAGCGATCGCTGATGGATTCGTCACAACGATTTTAGGAAGAAGACGCTATTTTAATTTTATCACCGAGAGTTTACAAAAGCTCAAAGGATCTGATCCTGAAAAGATTAACTTAGAAGTCTTAAATATTAATTATGCCGATGCTCAATTATTACGCGCTGCTGCTAATGCACCCATCCAAGGATCAAGTGCCGATATTATTAAAATAGCTATGATTAAAATGCAAGAAATTTTAAGTCATTATCAAGCTAGATTACTGCTACAAGTTCATGATGAATTAGTGTTTGAAATTCCTCTCAATGAATGGGAAGAATTACAAACAAAAATCAAAGAAACTATGGAGAATGCTGTTACCTTAACCGTTCCTTTAGTGGTTGAAATTCATTCAGGTAACAATTGGATGGAAGCTAAATAA
- the sbcC gene encoding exonuclease subunit SbcC, which yields MIPLELTLKNFLSYQQATLNFRGLHTACICGANGAGKSSLLEAITWVIWGKSRAASDDDVIHGGCDDVRVDFQFISNQEVYRIIRNRRRGGNSNLEFQIESAGEFRTLSGKGIRDTQKKIITYLKLDYDTFVNSAYLRQGRADEFMLHPATERKQILADLLKLDQYQELADQAKDLSKQYQGQANQIELSLVPIKEKLSQEKDLKEKQKNLVQDLETLQLLQEQERRELQQLQQEENERKTLSEQFSWQQHRYQALIKDEERLTQEKEEINYQIKNLKKIIEQEDKILQRYQQAMQFQEEEKRLATQFKVYQEQQREKQQLEQQLSQETNQINLQIHQVKTQLESLDQQEKELTQILNNSQDVKVALERLSHHRERLQHLDKLQHQVAPLLQRKYSLQTKIEQSKANLKAQLEQLYLNEKYYLQQIDKIPEVRQSLLEIDLKLQELDKKQVYQKRVEEKGQERNEFQERLKENQRLSEEKIEELQEKLKKLEIPEAICPLCEQDLDETHRHHVITKTQRQQQETQEKIWILQEQMSVVKQELKILREEYKLLNQELSIKASLEQEYGQIEAELENSGKISFQLKETTKKIKEIEQLLTAETYAIELQSELTSLNEELQKLNYDEQTHALVRGEVERFRWAEIKQAKLDEASRRQSIILQQKPTLIEKINHLTQQKENLQNQSDIKIKINSLEESINELGYQSSEHQKLLDALRQSQSWQLQYQQLQQAKQQYPQLQERYQTIEIRLQSQQQEKEKIQKEINQSSVKIDLNSNKQQQIDNLEKQIQNRRQKLDELLAQKGRLEQSILQLQSLKEQNEIDKNHLKEIRKKYRVYQELAKAFGKNGIQALMIENVLPQLEAETNQILARLTANQLHIKFVTQKAGRSGNSRQKSAKLIDTLDILIADANMTRSYETYSGGEAFRINFSIRLALAKLLAQRAGTSLQMLIVDEGFGTQDTEGCDRLIAAINAISSDFSCILAVTHMPQFKEAFQYRIEVKKNYNGSQIHLVS from the coding sequence ATGATTCCCCTTGAGCTTACTCTAAAAAATTTTCTGAGTTATCAACAGGCTACCCTAAATTTTCGGGGGTTACATACAGCTTGTATTTGTGGGGCTAATGGGGCAGGGAAATCTTCCCTACTCGAAGCGATTACTTGGGTAATTTGGGGAAAAAGTCGGGCGGCAAGTGATGATGATGTTATTCATGGAGGATGCGACGATGTTCGTGTCGATTTCCAATTTATTAGTAATCAAGAAGTTTATCGTATCATTCGTAATCGTCGTCGAGGAGGCAATAGTAACCTAGAATTTCAGATAGAAAGTGCTGGAGAATTTCGGACACTTTCGGGTAAAGGAATACGAGATACCCAAAAAAAAATTATTACTTATTTGAAACTCGATTATGATACCTTTGTTAATTCAGCTTATTTACGTCAAGGAAGGGCTGATGAATTTATGTTGCATCCTGCGACAGAGAGAAAACAGATTTTAGCTGATTTATTAAAACTTGATCAATATCAAGAATTAGCTGATCAAGCTAAAGATTTATCCAAGCAGTATCAAGGACAAGCTAATCAAATTGAGTTAAGTTTAGTGCCTATAAAAGAGAAGTTAAGCCAAGAAAAAGATCTCAAAGAAAAACAGAAAAATTTAGTTCAAGACTTAGAAACACTGCAACTTCTTCAAGAACAAGAGAGAAGAGAATTACAGCAACTTCAACAAGAAGAAAATGAACGTAAAACATTATCAGAGCAGTTTAGTTGGCAACAACATCGATATCAAGCTCTTATCAAAGATGAGGAAAGATTAACCCAAGAAAAAGAAGAAATTAATTATCAAATAAAAAACCTTAAAAAGATTATTGAGCAAGAGGATAAAATCCTGCAACGTTATCAACAAGCTATGCAATTTCAAGAAGAGGAAAAACGCTTAGCAACTCAATTTAAAGTTTATCAAGAACAGCAACGAGAAAAACAACAATTAGAACAACAACTGAGTCAAGAAACTAATCAAATCAACTTACAAATTCATCAAGTAAAAACTCAGTTAGAAAGCTTAGACCAACAAGAAAAAGAATTAACTCAGATTCTCAATAATTCTCAAGACGTTAAAGTTGCTTTAGAACGACTGTCTCATCATCGTGAAAGGTTACAGCATTTAGATAAATTACAGCATCAAGTAGCACCTCTTTTACAAAGAAAATATAGTCTACAAACAAAGATTGAACAGTCTAAGGCTAATTTGAAAGCGCAATTAGAGCAACTTTATCTGAATGAAAAATATTATTTACAACAAATTGACAAAATTCCAGAAGTACGACAATCTCTTTTAGAGATTGATCTCAAATTACAAGAACTTGACAAGAAACAAGTTTATCAAAAAAGAGTCGAAGAAAAAGGACAAGAAAGAAATGAATTTCAAGAACGTCTTAAAGAAAATCAGCGATTGTCGGAAGAAAAAATTGAGGAATTGCAAGAAAAATTAAAAAAGTTAGAAATTCCTGAGGCAATTTGTCCTTTATGTGAACAAGACTTAGATGAAACCCATCGTCATCATGTGATTACTAAAACCCAAAGACAACAACAAGAAACTCAAGAAAAAATTTGGATATTGCAAGAACAAATGTCCGTGGTAAAACAGGAGTTAAAAATACTACGAGAAGAGTATAAGTTATTAAACCAAGAGTTATCTATTAAAGCATCTTTAGAGCAAGAATACGGACAAATAGAAGCTGAATTAGAAAATAGTGGTAAAATTAGTTTTCAGCTTAAGGAAACTACCAAAAAAATAAAAGAAATTGAGCAATTATTAACAGCAGAAACTTACGCAATTGAATTACAGTCGGAATTAACTAGCCTCAATGAAGAATTGCAAAAACTCAATTATGATGAACAAACCCATGCTTTAGTCAGAGGAGAAGTTGAACGCTTTCGTTGGGCAGAAATTAAACAAGCTAAACTTGATGAGGCTAGTCGCCGTCAATCAATTATTTTACAACAAAAACCAACTTTAATAGAAAAAATCAATCATTTAACACAGCAAAAAGAAAACTTACAAAATCAATCAGATATTAAAATAAAAATTAATTCCTTAGAAGAATCTATTAACGAATTAGGTTATCAAAGTTCTGAACATCAAAAATTATTAGATGCTTTGCGACAGTCTCAATCTTGGCAATTGCAATATCAACAATTACAGCAAGCAAAACAACAATATCCCCAATTACAAGAACGTTATCAAACCATAGAAATTAGATTACAATCTCAGCAACAAGAGAAAGAAAAAATCCAAAAAGAAATCAATCAATCGTCTGTTAAAATAGATCTGAACAGCAATAAACAGCAACAAATTGATAACTTAGAAAAACAGATTCAAAATCGCAGACAAAAGTTAGATGAATTATTAGCTCAAAAAGGAAGATTAGAACAATCTATTTTACAATTACAAAGTCTTAAAGAACAAAACGAAATTGATAAAAATCACCTCAAAGAAATTCGTAAAAAGTATCGGGTTTATCAAGAATTAGCTAAGGCTTTTGGTAAAAATGGTATTCAAGCTTTGATGATAGAGAATGTTTTACCTCAATTAGAAGCAGAAACTAATCAAATTCTGGCACGGTTAACAGCGAATCAATTACATATTAAATTTGTGACTCAAAAAGCAGGACGTAGTGGTAATTCTCGACAAAAATCAGCTAAACTCATTGATACTTTAGATATCTTAATTGCTGATGCTAATATGACAAGATCCTACGAAACCTATTCAGGAGGAGAAGCTTTCCGTATTAATTTTTCGATTCGTTTAGCATTGGCAAAACTATTAGCACAACGCGCCGGAACATCGTTACAAATGTTAATTGTTGATGAAGGATTTGGAACCCAAGATACAGAAGGATGTGATCGTTTAATTGCTGCTATTAATGCTATTTCTTCTGACTTTTCTTGTATTTTAGCCGTCACCCATATGCCTCAATTTAAAGAAGCTTTTCAGTATCGTATTGAAGTCAAAAAAAATTATAATGGTTCCCAAATACACTTAGTGAGTTAA
- a CDS encoding histidine triad nucleotide-binding protein — translation MSDTIFTKIINREIPANIVYEDDLALAFKDINPQAPVHILVIPKKPIINLDYGTEEDQTLLGHLLLTVKKVAQQEGLDNGYRVVINNGNEGGQTVYHLHLHILAGRQMTWPPG, via the coding sequence ATGAGTGATACAATTTTTACAAAAATTATTAATCGAGAAATTCCTGCCAATATCGTCTATGAAGATGATTTAGCTCTAGCCTTTAAAGATATCAATCCCCAAGCCCCTGTTCATATTTTAGTGATTCCTAAAAAGCCGATTATCAACTTAGATTATGGCACAGAAGAAGACCAAACTTTATTAGGACATCTGTTATTAACGGTTAAAAAAGTTGCTCAACAAGAGGGCTTAGATAATGGCTATCGAGTGGTCATTAATAATGGTAATGAGGGGGGACAGACTGTCTATCATTTACATTTACATATTTTAGCAGGTCGTCAGATGACTTGGCCACCTGGTTGA